One Sphaerisporangium krabiense DNA segment encodes these proteins:
- a CDS encoding ABC transporter ATP-binding protein codes for MAPSGEPILQVRDLVKHFPLSQGIVFKRQVGAIKAVDGVSFDLHRGETLGVVGESGCGKSTLAKLLMALERPTSGEAKIKGVDLAKARGSELKRMRRNIQMVMQDPYTSLNPRMTVGDIIGEPFEIHSEVAPRGDRRRKVQELLEVVGLNPEHINRYPHQFSGGQRQRIGIARGLALQPEIIICDEPVSALDVSIQAQVMNLLERLQNEFNLAYIFIAHDLSVVRHISDRVAVMYLGKIVELGKDADIYERPSHPYTQALLSAVPVPDPEGREGRERIILQGDPPSPADPPSGCRFRTRCWKAQDICAEQEPLLEIRAGGHPSACHFAEAQDVINA; via the coding sequence ATGGCACCGTCGGGTGAGCCGATTCTTCAGGTCCGTGACCTGGTCAAGCACTTCCCGCTGAGCCAGGGCATCGTCTTCAAGCGGCAGGTCGGCGCCATCAAGGCGGTGGACGGCGTCTCGTTCGACCTGCACCGCGGCGAGACCCTCGGCGTCGTCGGCGAGTCCGGCTGCGGCAAGTCCACGCTCGCGAAGCTGCTGATGGCGCTGGAGCGGCCCACCTCGGGAGAGGCGAAGATCAAGGGCGTCGACCTGGCCAAGGCGCGCGGGTCGGAGCTCAAGCGGATGCGCCGCAACATCCAGATGGTCATGCAGGACCCCTACACCTCGTTGAACCCCCGCATGACGGTCGGCGACATCATCGGAGAGCCGTTCGAGATCCACTCCGAGGTGGCGCCGCGGGGCGACCGCCGCAGGAAGGTGCAGGAACTGCTGGAGGTGGTCGGCCTCAACCCCGAGCACATCAACCGTTACCCGCACCAGTTCTCCGGCGGTCAGCGGCAGCGCATCGGCATCGCCCGCGGCCTGGCGCTCCAGCCTGAGATCATCATCTGCGACGAGCCCGTGTCGGCGCTCGACGTGTCGATCCAGGCGCAGGTGATGAACTTGCTGGAGCGCCTGCAGAACGAGTTCAACCTCGCCTACATCTTCATCGCCCACGACCTGTCGGTCGTCCGGCACATCTCCGACCGCGTGGCGGTGATGTACCTGGGCAAGATCGTGGAGCTGGGCAAGGACGCCGACATCTACGAGCGGCCGAGCCACCCCTACACCCAGGCGCTGCTGTCGGCCGTGCCGGTGCCCGACCCCGAGGGCAGGGAGGGGCGGGAGCGGATCATCCTGCAGGGCGACCCGCCGTCGCCCGCCGACCCGCCGTCCGGCTGCCGGTTCCGCACGCGCTGCTGGAAGGCGCAGGACATCTGCGCCGAGCAGGAGCCCCTGCTGGAGATCCGCGCGGGCGGGCATCCGAGCGCCTGCCACTTCGCCGAGGCGCAGGACGTGATCAACGCCTGA
- the otsB gene encoding trehalose-phosphatase, with amino-acid sequence MIGLDFDGTLAPIVPDPADARVAPEAAAALVRLGGLVGAVAIVTGRPAATAIEYGRVPGGPGLADVPGLVVLGQYGLERWEGGQVTSPPPPPGVERVRAEAPALVASLGFTLTDGAEPGVTLEDKGRAVAVHTRRAPDPEGTLRALREPLAKLAAETGLAVEPGRLVLELRPPGMDKGHALGAFLAERAARSVLFAGDDLGDLAAFEAVRLSGLPGVTVCSASTEVTELARRADVVVDGPAGVAALLTALADALPPRAAS; translated from the coding sequence GTGATCGGCCTCGACTTCGACGGCACGCTGGCGCCCATCGTCCCCGACCCCGCCGACGCCCGCGTCGCCCCCGAGGCCGCCGCCGCGCTGGTGCGGCTCGGCGGCCTGGTGGGCGCCGTGGCGATCGTCACCGGCCGCCCCGCCGCCACGGCCATCGAGTACGGCCGGGTGCCCGGCGGTCCCGGCCTCGCCGACGTCCCCGGGCTGGTCGTCCTCGGCCAGTACGGCCTCGAACGCTGGGAGGGCGGGCAGGTGACCTCGCCGCCGCCCCCGCCGGGCGTCGAGCGGGTCCGCGCCGAGGCGCCCGCCCTCGTGGCCTCTCTCGGGTTCACCCTCACCGACGGCGCCGAGCCGGGCGTGACCCTGGAGGACAAGGGCCGGGCCGTCGCCGTCCACACCCGGCGCGCCCCGGATCCCGAGGGGACGCTGCGGGCGCTGCGCGAGCCCTTGGCCAAGCTCGCCGCCGAGACCGGGCTCGCCGTCGAGCCGGGGCGGCTGGTCCTGGAGCTCAGGCCGCCCGGCATGGACAAGGGCCACGCGCTGGGGGCGTTCCTGGCCGAGCGCGCCGCGCGGTCGGTGCTGTTCGCCGGGGACGACCTGGGCGACCTGGCGGCGTTCGAGGCCGTGCGCCTGTCCGGCCTGCCGGGCGTGACGGTGTGCAGCGCCTCCACCGAGGTCACCGAGCTGGCCCGGCGCGCCGACGTCGTCGTGGACGGCCCGGCCGGGGTCGCGGCGCTGCTCACGGCGCTGGCGGACGCGCTTCCGCCGCGCGCCGCGAGCTGA
- a CDS encoding SAM hydrolase/SAM-dependent halogenase family protein has translation MTSVITLLTDYGLEDGFVASCHGVIVGIAPQARIIDVCHLVPAGDIRRGAAILAQTLPYLPAGVHIAAVDPAAACTRRSVAVEAGQRVFIGPDNGLLSWAVLASGGARAAYEITNEELFLAPVSPTFHGRDIYAPVAAHLCAGRKPADLGPEVALDRLLQLPAPTARLGQDTAEGEVLSLDRYGNVQLSVTAGDLASLGIRVGDTLAVSMGRRQVTVPFRDTYAAVPPGTLVAFTDSAGMVSVAVNSGDAAQRLGLPPGAHVRLGRVAGG, from the coding sequence GTGACCTCTGTCATCACGCTCCTCACCGACTACGGGCTCGAAGACGGCTTCGTGGCGTCGTGCCACGGGGTGATCGTGGGAATCGCCCCGCAGGCGCGGATCATCGACGTATGTCACCTGGTCCCGGCCGGTGACATCCGCCGCGGCGCCGCCATCCTCGCCCAGACGCTGCCGTACCTCCCCGCCGGCGTCCACATCGCCGCCGTCGACCCCGCGGCCGCCTGCACGCGGCGCTCGGTCGCCGTCGAGGCCGGGCAGCGCGTGTTCATCGGCCCGGACAACGGCCTGCTGTCGTGGGCGGTGCTCGCCTCCGGCGGCGCGCGGGCGGCGTACGAGATCACCAACGAGGAGCTGTTCCTCGCCCCCGTGTCGCCGACCTTCCACGGGCGCGACATCTACGCGCCGGTGGCCGCCCACCTGTGCGCGGGGCGCAAGCCCGCCGACCTCGGCCCGGAGGTCGCCCTCGACCGGCTGCTGCAGCTCCCCGCGCCCACGGCGCGCCTCGGTCAGGACACGGCCGAGGGCGAGGTGCTGTCCCTGGACCGCTACGGCAACGTCCAGCTCTCCGTCACCGCCGGCGACCTGGCGTCCCTCGGGATCCGCGTCGGCGACACCCTGGCCGTCTCCATGGGCAGGCGGCAGGTCACCGTCCCCTTCCGCGACACCTACGCCGCCGTGCCGCCGGGCACCCTGGTCGCCTTCACCGACTCGGCGGGCATGGTGTCGGTGGCCGTCAACTCCGGGGACGCCGCCCAGCGCCTCGGCCTCCCCCCGGGCGCGCACGTGCGGCTCGGGCGCGTGGCAGGCGGATGA
- a CDS encoding alpha,alpha-trehalose-phosphate synthase (UDP-forming), producing MNTVLMASNRGPVSFTLADDGTLTMRRGGGGMVSGLSEVAKDADVLWVCAALSDGDRSAVRRAPGGRLDQAGYDTGAVRMLDIPPATFHRAYNAVANSTLWFVNHLLYDTPNSPQFDTRFRREWESYQDYNAAFALALAEEATHGARVMIQDYHLTLAPAMLRVERPDLRIAHFSHTPWAPPEYFSLLPDDIAAELLCGILGADRAGFLTARWASAFMDCCETLLGAHVDRAERTITYDDRVTRVGVHPLGVDGDALWARALEPDVESHMTALRERVGDRKLIVRIDRTELSKNIVRGLLAYKQFLTDHPEWHGKVVHLAFAYPSRHDLPEYREYTAAVQRCATEIEDEFGGEDWDPLILNVNDDYARSLAAYRMADVLLVNPIRDGMNLVAKEGPILAPHCALVLSREAGAASELGADALVVNPYDVSGTANALHDALVLPEEERAKRGARLRAAATALPPHRWFADQLAALDR from the coding sequence ATGAACACGGTTCTCATGGCCTCGAACCGGGGCCCGGTCTCGTTCACGCTCGCCGACGACGGCACGCTGACCATGCGCAGAGGCGGCGGGGGCATGGTCTCCGGGCTCTCCGAGGTGGCCAAGGACGCCGACGTCCTGTGGGTGTGCGCCGCCCTCTCCGACGGCGACCGCAGCGCCGTGCGCCGCGCCCCGGGCGGACGGCTGGACCAGGCGGGCTACGACACCGGCGCGGTGCGCATGCTGGACATCCCGCCCGCGACGTTCCACCGCGCCTACAACGCGGTGGCCAACTCGACGCTGTGGTTCGTCAACCACCTGCTCTACGACACGCCGAACTCCCCGCAGTTCGACACCCGCTTCCGCCGCGAGTGGGAGTCCTACCAGGACTACAACGCCGCGTTCGCGCTGGCCCTGGCCGAGGAGGCCACGCACGGCGCCCGCGTCATGATCCAGGACTATCACCTCACCCTGGCCCCCGCGATGCTGCGCGTGGAGCGCCCCGACCTGCGCATCGCCCACTTCTCGCACACCCCCTGGGCGCCGCCCGAGTACTTCTCGCTGCTGCCCGACGACATCGCCGCCGAGCTGCTGTGCGGCATCCTGGGCGCCGACCGCGCGGGCTTCCTCACCGCCCGCTGGGCCTCGGCGTTCATGGACTGCTGCGAGACGCTGCTCGGCGCGCACGTCGACCGCGCCGAGCGCACGATCACCTACGACGACCGGGTGACCCGCGTCGGCGTCCATCCGCTCGGCGTGGACGGCGACGCGCTGTGGGCGCGGGCGCTGGAGCCGGACGTCGAGTCCCACATGACGGCGCTGCGCGAACGCGTGGGCGACAGGAAGCTCATCGTGCGCATCGACAGGACCGAGCTGTCCAAGAACATCGTGCGCGGCCTGCTCGCCTACAAGCAGTTCCTGACCGACCATCCGGAGTGGCACGGCAAGGTCGTCCACCTGGCCTTCGCCTACCCCTCGCGCCACGACCTGCCCGAGTACCGCGAGTACACCGCGGCCGTGCAGCGCTGCGCCACCGAGATCGAGGACGAGTTCGGCGGCGAGGACTGGGACCCGCTGATCCTCAACGTCAACGACGACTACGCCCGGTCGCTGGCGGCCTACCGCATGGCCGACGTCCTGCTCGTGAACCCGATCAGGGACGGCATGAACCTGGTCGCCAAGGAGGGCCCGATCCTCGCGCCGCACTGCGCGCTCGTGCTGTCGCGCGAGGCGGGGGCCGCCTCGGAGCTCGGGGCCGACGCCCTGGTGGTGAACCCCTACGACGTCTCGGGCACGGCGAACGCCCTGCACGACGCGCTGGTGCTGCCGGAGGAGGAGCGGGCCAAGCGCGGGGCGCGGCTGCGCGCGGCGGCCACCGCGCTGCCCCCGCACCGGTGGTTCGCCGACCAGCTCGCCGCCCTCGACCGCTGA
- a CDS encoding ABC transporter permease codes for MGRYVLRRLLQAIPVLLGTTFLIFAIVYALPGDPLQALAGEKRVDPVFAAAMREQFHLNEPLVVRYGYYVRDIVSGNFGTTFRGLPVSTIFEGKFQVTFKLAMTALIFEAIIGVGLGLWAALRRGKWEDKAVLAFTLLLVSIPTLVSGFVLQLVLGVKFKQSTGLALFPVAGIGDGLRSYLLPGFVLATVSVAYLTRLTRTSLMETLRADYVRTAIAKGMPRRRVLGRHALRNSLIPMVTYLGADLGTLMGGAVITETIFNLPGIGQQLFQSVYLRENPVVVGIVTVLVLIYIVANLVVDLLYAVLDPRIRYE; via the coding sequence ATGGGCCGCTACGTTCTACGGCGTCTGCTACAGGCGATCCCTGTACTGCTGGGCACCACGTTCCTCATCTTCGCCATCGTTTACGCCCTTCCGGGCGACCCCCTCCAGGCGCTGGCCGGCGAGAAGCGCGTCGACCCCGTCTTCGCTGCCGCGATGAGGGAACAGTTCCACCTCAACGAGCCGCTGGTCGTGCGGTACGGGTACTACGTCCGCGACATCGTCTCCGGCAACTTCGGAACGACGTTCCGCGGCCTGCCCGTCTCGACCATCTTCGAGGGCAAGTTCCAGGTCACCTTCAAGCTGGCGATGACGGCGCTCATCTTCGAGGCGATCATCGGTGTCGGGCTCGGCCTGTGGGCGGCGCTGCGCCGCGGCAAGTGGGAGGACAAGGCCGTCCTGGCCTTCACCCTGCTGCTGGTCTCGATCCCCACCCTGGTCAGCGGCTTCGTGCTCCAGCTCGTCCTCGGCGTCAAGTTCAAGCAGAGCACCGGGCTCGCGCTCTTCCCGGTCGCGGGCATCGGGGACGGCCTGCGCAGCTACCTGCTGCCGGGCTTCGTCCTCGCCACCGTCTCGGTCGCCTATCTGACCCGCCTCACGCGGACGAGCCTGATGGAGACCCTGCGCGCCGACTACGTGCGGACGGCCATCGCCAAGGGCATGCCGCGCCGCCGGGTGCTCGGACGGCACGCGTTGCGCAACTCGCTGATCCCCATGGTGACGTACCTGGGCGCCGACCTCGGCACGCTCATGGGCGGTGCGGTGATCACCGAGACGATCTTCAACCTGCCCGGTATCGGCCAGCAGCTTTTCCAGTCGGTCTACTTGCGGGAGAACCCCGTCGTGGTCGGCATCGTGACGGTCCTGGTCCTGATCTACATCGTGGCCAACCTCGTGGTCGACCTGCTGTACGCCGTCCTCGACCCCAGGATCCGCTATGAGTAA
- a CDS encoding RNA polymerase sigma factor has translation MALDDTTEELARAAAQGDHRSLGELLRRIEPDVLRHCARFLPYHQDAEEACQDTLLAVARNIGRFEGRARFSTWLHIVTANCARTTYRTLKRRAAEQASEDLPDLRADPGRVSVIAGYRLDLLDAMEALEADKPDLAQALVLRDICQLDYNQVAEQLGIPLGTAKSRIHQARKYVQGILGDAYGPLA, from the coding sequence ATGGCGCTTGACGATACGACCGAAGAGCTCGCCCGTGCGGCCGCTCAGGGCGACCACCGGTCCCTTGGGGAGCTTCTCCGCCGCATCGAGCCCGACGTCCTGCGCCATTGCGCGAGGTTCCTGCCCTACCACCAGGACGCGGAGGAGGCTTGCCAGGATACTTTGCTGGCGGTCGCCCGCAACATCGGCAGGTTCGAGGGCCGGGCACGTTTTTCCACCTGGTTGCACATCGTGACGGCCAACTGCGCCCGCACCACCTACCGCACGCTCAAGCGGCGCGCCGCCGAGCAGGCGTCGGAGGACCTGCCCGACCTGCGGGCCGACCCGGGCCGGGTGAGCGTGATCGCCGGCTACCGGCTCGACCTGCTGGACGCGATGGAGGCCCTGGAGGCCGACAAGCCCGATCTGGCGCAGGCCCTGGTGCTGCGCGACATCTGCCAGCTCGACTACAACCAGGTCGCCGAGCAGCTCGGCATCCCCCTCGGCACCGCCAAGTCGCGCATCCACCAGGCGCGCAAGTACGTCCAGGGCATACTCGGCGACGCCTACGGCCCGCTGGCCTGA
- a CDS encoding DUF3263 domain-containing protein, translating to MDTAPDHGDGDAEDAAVPQAAGELSARERELLAFERQWWRHAGAKEQAIRDTFEISATRYYQLLGRLIDRPEALAHDPMTVKRLRRLRASRQRERAARRLGMRP from the coding sequence ATGGACACCGCGCCGGACCACGGCGACGGCGACGCCGAGGACGCCGCGGTTCCCCAGGCCGCCGGTGAGCTGTCCGCCAGGGAACGCGAGCTCCTCGCCTTCGAACGCCAGTGGTGGCGCCACGCGGGCGCCAAGGAGCAGGCGATCCGGGACACCTTCGAGATCTCGGCGACGCGGTACTACCAGTTGCTCGGCCGGCTCATCGACCGTCCCGAGGCCCTGGCCCACGATCCGATGACCGTGAAGCGGCTGCGGCGGCTGCGCGCCTCCCGGCAGCGCGAGCGCGCGGCGCGGCGCCTCGGTATGCGTCCCTGA
- a CDS encoding ABC transporter permease, producing MSNDTLPAAAPAAPPAKPVKPEKPASLWSDAWYDLRRNPVFIIGALMVAIFVLISAFPGLFDTVGVDPSTCQLADARKTWSSAHWFGSDNLGCDVYSRVIHGARVSILVGFISAGVTGLIGGLLGLLAGFYGRWVDVILSRVAEIFFAIPSILGALLILAVVGRDNAGIGSVVLALSLLAWPMVLRIMRAAVITAKHQDYVVAARALGAGPWRIMLRHILPNAIAPVIVVSTINLGAFIAGEAALSFLGVGIQSPQISWGLMIADARNRFLEAPLPLLFPALFLSLTILSVVMLGDAVRDALDPKLR from the coding sequence ATGAGTAACGACACTCTGCCCGCGGCCGCCCCCGCCGCGCCGCCGGCCAAGCCGGTCAAGCCGGAGAAGCCCGCCAGCCTGTGGTCGGACGCCTGGTACGACCTGCGGCGCAACCCGGTGTTCATCATCGGCGCCCTGATGGTCGCGATCTTCGTGCTGATCTCGGCGTTCCCGGGCCTGTTCGACACGGTCGGCGTCGACCCCTCGACCTGCCAGCTCGCCGACGCGCGCAAGACCTGGTCCTCCGCGCACTGGTTCGGCAGCGACAACCTCGGCTGCGACGTCTACTCGCGGGTCATCCACGGCGCCAGGGTCTCCATCCTGGTCGGCTTCATCAGCGCAGGGGTGACCGGCCTGATCGGCGGCCTGCTCGGGCTGCTCGCCGGCTTCTACGGGCGCTGGGTGGACGTGATCCTGTCCCGCGTCGCCGAGATCTTCTTCGCCATCCCCTCGATCCTGGGCGCCCTGCTCATCCTGGCGGTCGTCGGCCGCGACAACGCCGGCATCGGCAGCGTCGTGCTGGCCCTGTCCCTGCTCGCCTGGCCGATGGTGCTGCGCATCATGCGGGCCGCGGTGATCACGGCCAAGCACCAGGACTACGTGGTGGCCGCCCGCGCGCTCGGCGCGGGACCGTGGCGGATCATGCTCAGGCACATCCTGCCGAACGCGATCGCGCCCGTGATCGTGGTCTCGACCATCAACCTCGGCGCGTTCATCGCCGGCGAGGCGGCCCTGTCGTTCCTCGGCGTCGGCATCCAGTCGCCGCAGATCTCCTGGGGCCTGATGATCGCGGACGCGCGCAACCGCTTCCTGGAGGCGCCGCTGCCGCTGCTGTTCCCCGCGCTGTTCCTGAGCCTGACCATCCTCAGCGTCGTGATGCTGGGTGACGCGGTTCGTGACGCGCTCGACCCCAAGCTGCGGTAG
- the thrC gene encoding threonine synthase translates to MALATAEITTSNDFGPAVGLSCRECGTRYPLGPTFACIECFGPLEVAYTWSGPDFDGAAPVTREQIAAGPANIWRYRALLPVPADVADKPNLAPGWTKLVKADNLARELGLRSLHVKDDSGNPTHSFKDRVVAIALEAARTFGFHTLSCSSTGNLAGAVTAAAARAGLDACVFIPADLEEPKIVMASVYGGRLVGIEGTYDEVNRFCSELIGDPLGDRWGFVNVNLRPYYAEGSKTLAYEIAEQLGWRIPDQIVIPVASGSQLTKIDKGFKELIKLGLVEDKPYKIFAAQAEGCSPVSAAFKAGREVVQPVKPRTIAKSLAIGNPADGPYVLDIARRTGGAVEDVTDAEIVDAVRLLARTEGIFAETAGGVTVGVLKKLTEKGLLDPEAETVVLNTGDGLKTLDAVASGARPTAVIRPSLDAFRTAVVENS, encoded by the coding sequence ATGGCGCTCGCGACAGCTGAGATCACCACCTCCAACGACTTCGGCCCCGCCGTCGGCCTGTCCTGCCGCGAATGCGGCACCCGCTATCCCCTGGGCCCGACCTTCGCGTGTATCGAGTGTTTCGGGCCACTCGAAGTGGCCTACACCTGGAGCGGCCCGGACTTCGACGGCGCCGCGCCCGTCACGCGCGAGCAGATCGCGGCCGGTCCGGCCAACATCTGGCGCTACCGGGCGCTGCTGCCGGTCCCGGCCGACGTCGCCGACAAGCCCAACCTCGCCCCTGGCTGGACCAAGCTCGTCAAGGCCGACAACCTGGCGCGCGAGCTGGGGCTGCGCAGCCTGCACGTCAAGGACGACTCGGGCAACCCCACCCACTCCTTCAAGGACCGGGTGGTCGCCATCGCCCTGGAGGCGGCGCGCACCTTCGGCTTCCACACGCTGTCCTGCTCCTCCACCGGCAACCTGGCCGGCGCCGTCACCGCCGCGGCGGCCCGGGCCGGGCTCGACGCGTGCGTGTTCATCCCCGCCGACCTCGAAGAGCCCAAGATCGTCATGGCCTCGGTGTACGGCGGCCGCCTGGTCGGCATCGAGGGCACCTACGACGAGGTCAACCGGTTCTGCTCGGAGCTCATCGGCGACCCGCTCGGCGACCGGTGGGGCTTCGTCAACGTCAACCTGCGGCCGTACTACGCCGAGGGCTCCAAGACGCTCGCGTACGAGATCGCCGAGCAGCTCGGGTGGCGCATTCCCGACCAGATCGTCATCCCGGTCGCCTCGGGCTCCCAGCTCACCAAGATCGACAAGGGCTTCAAGGAGCTGATCAAGCTCGGCCTCGTCGAGGACAAGCCGTACAAGATCTTCGCCGCGCAGGCGGAGGGCTGCTCGCCGGTGTCGGCCGCCTTCAAGGCCGGGCGGGAGGTCGTGCAGCCGGTCAAGCCGCGCACCATCGCCAAGTCGCTGGCCATCGGCAACCCCGCGGACGGCCCCTACGTGCTCGACATCGCCCGCCGCACGGGCGGCGCGGTCGAGGACGTCACCGACGCCGAGATCGTGGACGCCGTGCGGCTGCTCGCCCGCACCGAGGGCATCTTCGCCGAGACGGCGGGCGGCGTCACCGTGGGCGTGCTCAAGAAGCTCACCGAGAAGGGCCTGCTGGACCCCGAGGCCGAGACGGTGGTGCTCAACACCGGCGACGGCCTCAAGACCCTGGACGCGGTCGCGTCCGGCGCCCGGCCGACCGCGGTGATCCGTCCCTCTCTCGACGCTTTTCGTACGGCTGTCGTGGAAAACTCCTGA
- a CDS encoding ABC transporter ATP-binding protein: MKNPSIDSHPLPGENATEPLLAVDNLHVEFTTRQGLVRAVNGVSYTVNAGESLAVLGESGSGKSVTAQAIMGILDMPPARIPKGEVRFRGTDLLKLSDQARSQIRGQRIAMIFQDALSALNPVFTVGWQISEMFRVHRGVSKRDAMKKAVELMDRVRIPAARQRVNDYPHQFSGGMRQRIMIAMSIALDPEVLIADEPTTALDVTVQAQIMELLAELQRESNMGLILITHDLGVVADVADKIAVMYGGRIVENAPVHDLYKTPAHPYSKGLLDSIPRVDMKGQELYAIKGLPPNLLDMPSGCAFHPRCPYRRDNCVTEVPPLYEISGTRGSACHYYREVLDGTVG, translated from the coding sequence GTGAAGAACCCTTCGATCGACTCGCACCCGCTGCCGGGCGAGAACGCGACCGAGCCCCTGCTGGCGGTGGACAACCTGCACGTGGAGTTCACCACCCGCCAGGGCCTGGTCCGGGCCGTCAACGGCGTGAGCTACACGGTCAACGCGGGCGAGTCGCTGGCCGTCCTCGGCGAGTCCGGGTCGGGCAAGTCCGTGACCGCGCAGGCCATCATGGGCATCCTCGACATGCCGCCCGCCCGGATCCCCAAGGGGGAGGTGCGCTTCCGCGGTACCGACCTGCTCAAGCTGTCGGACCAGGCGCGCAGCCAGATCCGCGGCCAGCGCATCGCGATGATCTTCCAGGACGCCCTGTCGGCGCTGAACCCGGTGTTCACGGTCGGATGGCAGATCAGCGAGATGTTCCGCGTCCACCGCGGCGTCTCCAAGCGCGACGCCATGAAGAAGGCCGTCGAGCTCATGGACCGCGTCCGCATCCCGGCCGCGCGCCAGCGGGTCAACGACTACCCGCACCAGTTCTCCGGCGGCATGCGCCAGCGCATCATGATCGCGATGTCGATCGCGCTGGACCCCGAGGTGCTCATCGCCGACGAGCCCACCACCGCGCTGGACGTGACCGTCCAGGCGCAGATCATGGAACTGCTCGCCGAGCTGCAGCGCGAGAGCAACATGGGGCTCATCCTGATCACCCACGACCTCGGCGTCGTGGCGGACGTCGCCGACAAGATCGCCGTGATGTACGGCGGGCGCATCGTCGAGAACGCGCCCGTGCACGACCTCTACAAGACCCCGGCGCACCCCTACTCCAAGGGCCTCCTGGACTCGATCCCCCGGGTCGACATGAAGGGCCAGGAGTTGTACGCCATCAAGGGCCTTCCGCCGAACCTGCTCGACATGCCCTCGGGCTGTGCCTTCCACCCCCGCTGCCCGTACCGCCGGGACAACTGCGTGACCGAGGTGCCTCCGCTGTACGAGATCAGCGGGACGCGCGGCAGCGCCTGCCACTACTACAGGGAGGTCCTCGATGGCACCGTCGGGTGA
- a CDS encoding MFS transporter: MSSTVIVRSLTRDRPTWLIYLQLALFATYLYGLSAALPLLRLDQGVSQAVAGLHGTAMAVGGVTSGLAMPRVIARIGRRLTTWIGTAAMTAGVTLVAVTPALPATLLGYGLASAGGSISLYAGMSVLSDHHGGAGPAAINEANAVGVTVGIGVSYLISALAPTPLGWRAGILVTPVAAVLLLVLMGRVWIPGDAGAGGAPAREVPAARKAPFGWRFHTACGVLFCLVAMEFLFNMWAAKLLADRTGMTAAAAATGLTAFTVGVAAGRFAAVRLTLRVDPTRLLTCALFVTLTGWAVFWIGDRPALCYAGLVLSGVGAALQFPLGLARVIASSGGRAAEASAAASVWGSAATGVGPFALGALADGFGTHTAFLIVPLLILCAVCGIAVSSRRAAEARPPAP; this comes from the coding sequence GTGAGCTCGACCGTCATCGTCCGATCGCTCACCCGGGACCGTCCCACCTGGCTCATCTACCTCCAGCTCGCCCTCTTCGCGACCTACCTGTACGGCCTGTCCGCGGCCCTCCCGCTGCTGCGCCTCGACCAGGGCGTCTCGCAGGCCGTCGCGGGCCTGCACGGCACCGCCATGGCCGTCGGCGGCGTGACCAGCGGGCTCGCCATGCCCCGCGTGATCGCCAGAATCGGCCGGCGCCTGACCACCTGGATCGGCACGGCCGCGATGACGGCCGGGGTCACGCTGGTGGCCGTCACCCCGGCGCTCCCGGCCACGCTGCTCGGGTACGGGCTGGCCAGCGCGGGCGGCTCGATCTCGCTGTACGCCGGCATGTCGGTGCTGAGCGACCACCACGGCGGCGCGGGGCCCGCGGCCATCAACGAGGCCAACGCGGTCGGCGTCACGGTGGGCATCGGCGTGTCCTACCTGATCAGCGCCCTGGCGCCCACTCCGCTCGGCTGGCGCGCCGGCATCCTGGTCACGCCGGTCGCGGCGGTGCTGCTGCTCGTGCTGATGGGCCGGGTGTGGATCCCGGGGGACGCCGGCGCGGGCGGCGCGCCCGCGCGCGAGGTCCCCGCCGCGCGGAAGGCCCCCTTCGGCTGGCGGTTCCACACCGCGTGCGGAGTGCTGTTCTGCCTGGTGGCGATGGAGTTCCTGTTCAACATGTGGGCGGCCAAGCTGCTGGCCGACCGTACCGGCATGACGGCCGCCGCCGCGGCCACCGGGCTGACGGCGTTCACCGTCGGCGTCGCCGCCGGCCGGTTCGCGGCCGTGCGGCTGACCCTGCGGGTCGATCCCACACGGCTGCTGACCTGCGCGCTGTTCGTGACCCTCACCGGCTGGGCGGTGTTCTGGATCGGCGACAGGCCGGCGCTGTGCTACGCCGGCCTGGTGCTGAGCGGCGTCGGCGCCGCGCTGCAGTTCCCGCTCGGCCTGGCGAGGGTCATCGCGTCCTCGGGCGGTCGCGCGGCGGAGGCCAGCGCGGCGGCCTCGGTGTGGGGCTCGGCCGCGACCGGCGTCGGCCCGTTCGCGCTGGGCGCCCTGGCGGACGGCTTCGGCACGCACACGGCGTTCCTGATCGTCCCGCTGCTGATCCTCTGCGCCGTCTGCGGGATCGCGGTCAGCTCGCGGCGCGCGGCGGAAGCGCGTCCGCCAGCGCCGTGA
- a CDS encoding MoaD/ThiS family protein, protein MSVSVRIPTILRTYTDGAAEVAGEGGTLRDVLQKLDADYPGIGARILDETGNIRRFVNVYVGEEDVRFVDGLDTPTPDGAQVSVIPAVAGG, encoded by the coding sequence ATGAGCGTTTCTGTACGGATTCCGACGATTCTCCGTACGTACACCGACGGCGCGGCCGAGGTGGCGGGCGAGGGGGGCACCCTTCGCGACGTGCTGCAGAAGCTCGACGCCGACTACCCCGGAATCGGGGCGCGTATCCTGGACGAAACGGGCAACATCCGCCGTTTTGTCAACGTCTATGTCGGAGAAGAGGATGTCCGTTTCGTGGACGGACTTGACACCCCCACCCCGGACGGAGCCCAGGTTTCGGTGATCCCCGCGGTCGCCGGCGGCTGA